Genomic segment of Gemmatimonadota bacterium:
AGTGGGTCTCCTTTCTTACTACTCATAAGGTACCCACCGAAACGGGTCAAGTCCACCACGCCTAAAGGCTGTGGGCTTTACGGGCTATTTGATAAGCACTGGCGTGGGGCCAGGATTGGTCGTCGGCAATGCAGAAGAGGATGTTTGGGCGTTGTGTCATTTATCTTCCCTCACTATTGTTATACGACGTTGGACAATCCGCCATCGAGGTTAATCGCCGTGCCGGTGATGAAAGAAGCGCATTCCGAAGCGAGAAAGGCGACGAGTGCGCCAGCATCAGAGGGTTCACCTAAACGTCCCAGTGGATGTTCTTCAGCCTGCTCAGTCCAGTAATCCTCTAAAGTGCCGCGAGAACCTTCTGCTTTCCAGGCGCGTTCTCCCTGCGCGCTTTTGATAGAGGTCAAGCACACGGTGTTTACGAGGATATTGTAAGGCAATAGTTCCTTGGATAGCGCTTTGGTCATTGCTATCCCCGCTGCACGGCTCACGGAGGTTGGATAAGAAGCTGCGCCAGGCTGTTTGCCCCCCGGATGCGTGACGTTGATGATCCGTCCTCCGTCGACGAGTTTCATCTGAGGAATGACCAGGCGCGCACAGCGCACAGCTCCCATTAGTTTCAGATCTAAATCGGCATGCCAATCATCGTCGTCCAACTCATCGAAGGCGCTCGCGGCAGACCGGCCAGCGTTGTTGACCAGGATGTCAATCCGTCCGAAATGCTGGACCGCTCTGTCGATGAAGTTCGTTAGCGTTTCCGGCTTGGTCACGTCAGCAGAGACCGCGAGGACATCACCATCGGTCAACGCACGGAGTTCCTCCGCTGCTTGCTGTAAGACATCATCGCGTCGCGCACATATCGCGACCTTCGCTCCCTCTTCCAGGAATCGCAATGCGATTCCCCTGCCGATTCCCTCGCTGCCGCCCGTGATAATCGCAACTTTTCCTTCCAATCCAAGGTCCATATCAATTCTCCTCAAGCGAGTCTATGTCCGTTGAGATTTTTTGGTGGTTTTAGTGAATTTTGGTTGTATTATATACGACATTTGGGTGACTTGTGCAAATATCGGAATGCGTGAAGGCAGAGTGAGAGTATTGAGATGAAATTTCGAACGCTGGGAAAGACGGGTTTGCAGGTTTCGGAGATCGGTTTTGGCGCGGCGCAGATTGGGAATCCCTCGTTGCCGGAATCGCAGGTTGAAGCGGTGCTGAACACGGTGCTCGATTTGGGTATCGCGTTTATCGATACGGCTGCGATGTATGGCGATAGCGAAGAGCGGATCGGGAAGTTTATCGCCCATCGGCAGGACGATTTTGTTCTGGCGACGAAGTGCGGCGATTATCAGGTGATCAATGGCGGCAAGCGCGAGATTGTAAAGGATTATTCGCCCGAGGGTATTTTGAGGACGATTGATACGAGTCGATCAAGGCTGAAGATGGATGTGATCGATATTGTGCAATTTCACGGGTTGCCTGGAGAAGCGGACGATTGGGATGCGGCGTTTGACGCGCTGTTGGAGGCAAGGGATAGGGGATGGACGAAGTTTGTCGGTGTATCAGCTGATGGATCGGCAGCGGCTGAGGCTGCGAAGAGGTGGGATTTGGATACGCAGGAGTTTACGTACAATGTGTTGTTCCAGGAGTCTGCTGAAAATTTGATGCCGACTTTGTGTGATCGGGGTATGGGAACAATTATCAAGCGTCCGATTGCCAATGGGGTGTATCTCAGGTCCGAGCGGCCAGATGGTTCGTATATGGGCGATCCGTGGGATCGGGCACAGCAGATGCCGTTGCGGGAATTGGCGGGCGATATGCCGCTGATTGAATTTGCGTTGCGTTTTACGCTTTCTCACAAAGATGTGTGTACTGCTATTGTGGGATCGACCAATGCGGATCATCTCGCAGATAATGTGAAAATTTCAGATGGAGAAGTGTTATCTGAAGATGTGTTGGAGAAGACGAAGCGAGTTTTTCAGTCGTTGTTTGGGTGATTAACCACTCACAAAGGAGTTTATTTTGAAACCCAACAGAATTAGAGAAAAATTAGATGCGGGCGAACCTACCATTGGCACGCGGATTCATTCGAGTTGGCCGGCGATTGTTGAGGCGATTGGACATACGGGGCTTTACGACTATGTCGAATATGTTGGTGAATACGGTACGTTTGATCTCTACGATCTCGACAATTTGTGCCGCGCAGCCGAGTTGTACAATATGGGTATGATGTTCAAAATTGATCGCAGCCATCAGTACTATTTGTCGCAACGGGCGATCGGGTCTGGTTTTGGGAGTATTTTGTTTACGGATTGCCGCACGGAAGAAGATGCGAAGGAATGTGTGCGCGTGACGCTTCCAGATACGCCGGAGGATGGTGGCCTGTACAGTGTGTACACGCGGCGCAATACGTATATGGGATATGGCGGGGGTCCGGAGTATGTGAAGGCGATGCGGGAGACGGTTGTGGTTTTGATGATCGAAAAGAAGGAGGCGGTGGAAAATCTGGAGTCGATTCTTTCGGTTCCAGGCGTGGATATGGTGCAATGGGGACCTTCAGATTATTCGATGAGTGTCGGCAAGGCGGGGCAGCGCGGTGATCCCGCAGTGGCAGATGCGCGGAATGAGGTGTTTAAGACTGCGCTGAGTATGGGCGTGCATCCCCGCGCAGAGATTATGTCGCCCGATGAGGCAAAGGAATATCTCGATATGGGCGTGCGGCATTTCAATATCGGGGTGGATATCTCAGTTTTGCATTCGTGGTGGCGAAATAATGGCGATGAGCTGAGAAAAGCGGTGGAGGGTGCGTGAGAGAATAGACGAAACGGTGTATGAAGGCGAGTGAGCGGAGTACAACTGCGACAGCAGTTCAATCGAGCATGACTGGACGCATCTCAGGCCAGTTCATAGACGCATAGGCGTAGTCTACAACTGTCTGTTATTCACAGCGGATAATATGAAAAGGACTACGTATGTATGGATTTAATCCAAGAAATACTGCCGGAAGGGGAGAATAAACCACAAATTAAGGCAATCTTTGTCAAGTAAAAATGAAAA
This window contains:
- a CDS encoding SDR family oxidoreductase, coding for MDLGLEGKVAIITGGSEGIGRGIALRFLEEGAKVAICARRDDVLQQAAEELRALTDGDVLAVSADVTKPETLTNFIDRAVQHFGRIDILVNNAGRSAASAFDELDDDDWHADLDLKLMGAVRCARLVIPQMKLVDGGRIINVTHPGGKQPGAASYPTSVSRAAGIAMTKALSKELLPYNILVNTVCLTSIKSAQGERAWKAEGSRGTLEDYWTEQAEEHPLGRLGEPSDAGALVAFLASECASFITGTAINLDGGLSNVV
- a CDS encoding aldo/keto reductase, whose translation is MKFRTLGKTGLQVSEIGFGAAQIGNPSLPESQVEAVLNTVLDLGIAFIDTAAMYGDSEERIGKFIAHRQDDFVLATKCGDYQVINGGKREIVKDYSPEGILRTIDTSRSRLKMDVIDIVQFHGLPGEADDWDAAFDALLEARDRGWTKFVGVSADGSAAAEAAKRWDLDTQEFTYNVLFQESAENLMPTLCDRGMGTIIKRPIANGVYLRSERPDGSYMGDPWDRAQQMPLRELAGDMPLIEFALRFTLSHKDVCTAIVGSTNADHLADNVKISDGEVLSEDVLEKTKRVFQSLFG
- a CDS encoding aldolase/citrate lyase family protein encodes the protein MKPNRIREKLDAGEPTIGTRIHSSWPAIVEAIGHTGLYDYVEYVGEYGTFDLYDLDNLCRAAELYNMGMMFKIDRSHQYYLSQRAIGSGFGSILFTDCRTEEDAKECVRVTLPDTPEDGGLYSVYTRRNTYMGYGGGPEYVKAMRETVVVLMIEKKEAVENLESILSVPGVDMVQWGPSDYSMSVGKAGQRGDPAVADARNEVFKTALSMGVHPRAEIMSPDEAKEYLDMGVRHFNIGVDISVLHSWWRNNGDELRKAVEGA